The Streptomyces sp. NBC_00454 DNA segment GGCCACGGCCGGGCTCGCCGCGGCCTCGGCCGGGCCGCTCGGCTCCCGGGAGCTGGCCGCCTTCGGGCCGGTCTGGTGGCAGGCGGGCGGCGCGGCCCTGGCCTGGGCCCTGGCGCTCGCGGTCCCGGTGGCCGTGACGGTGCACGCCTGGCGCAACCGGCCCGCGAGGGGGATGTCCGAGGCCCCCGACGGTTCGGAGGCCTGGCACGACAGCGGGGTGCGGGAGATCCGCTGGGCGGCGCTGCGCCGGGCCGCGGGCACCCTGATCCCGGACTTCTCCTCCGCGCCGAACCCGCCGCACCCGCCGGAGCCCATCAAGGAAGAGCCCCGCGCCGGATCCGCGCCGGGGCCGGCGACCGGGCCCGTACCGGTACCGCCGAAGCGGCCCGTACTGGTCATGCCCGGGCTCAAACTGGACCTGACTCCGATCCCGATCCGCGCGACTCCGGCGACCCCGCCGCCCCCGGGGACCCCCGCGACCAGCGGGATCCCGGCGATGCCCGCCGGCCCGCCGCCCGTCGCGGCGCCCCTGACTCCGGCTCCGGCCGTCCCGGCCCCGCTCGTCCCGGCCGTGACCGGCGCGCGGGTGCTGACCCGCCTCAAGCCGGGGCCCGAAACGGAAGCCGCACCGGTCACCGAGAGGCGGGACTCCGGCCAGGAGCCCGGGTAGCCGGTCCGACTACCCGACTATCCCGGGATCTTGATCATCTTTCCGATGAAGTTGTCCGGCAGCAGGTCGTTGCACTGCATCTCCGCCGACTTCGTGAGGGCGTCCTGTGTGCAGACGTAGAAGTCCTTGTACGCGAGGTGCACGGCGTACGAGGACAGGGCCAGCAGCACCGCCAGCGAGGCGGTGACCAGGCCGCTCACCGCCGCCGTCCGCTGGGGCCGGGCGGCGGCCCCCAGGGCCGCCAGGCCGCCCTGGGCCGCGGCGGGCTCCACGGCCCGGCTCGGCCCCCCGGTCACATCGGCCACCGTGGCGGTGGCCGCTCCGTCCTCCCCGGCGGGCTTCGCCGGTGTGCCCCGCAGTGCGCTGATCCCCCAGTGCAGGGCCAGGGCGCCGAGCAGCAGCCCCATCGAGGGGATGTCCATGACCACGAAGAAGAAGCCCCACATGCCGGCCAGCAGCGCGTACCGCGCCCGCCGCTGGATCGGGTCCGTGGGATCCCAGCGGGCCGGTCCGGATCCGGGGGCCTCGCCCGGCCCCTGCCCGGGGCCGCCGTCACCACCGTTGCGCGGCTCCCAGGGCTGGTCGGGCCGGCCTTCCGGGGGCGCCGCGAAGGGATTGTCGTCGGTGGAGCGGTCGGGCTGGCGGCGATCCGGCATCGGGTGTGTTTCATCCCCTGTGTCATGGACGTCGCTGGGACGTCGGAGGCCTGTTTGCGGCTTGTAGGCCAGACGCTACCGCCCACCCGTGCCCCCGTCCCTCGGGGGCCGTCCGGTGTGCCGGTATCGTTGCAGGCGGTCGGTGGCTTCGTAGGGTCCGCCCATCTCGGCGACCCGAAGTTTCGTACGACCGCACAAGACGAACGACGTGCCCCCAGCTCACGCCGGGGGTGCCCCCGCCCGAGAAAGGGCCTCCCATGGCCGTCTCCCGCCTGGTGGTGCTGGTCTCCGGCTCCGGCACCAACCTCCAGGCCCTGCTCGACGCCATCGACGCCCACCCCGGCGGATCCGAGGGTTTCGGTGCCGAAGTCGTCGCCGTGGGAGCCGACCGCGAGAACATCGCCGGCCTGGAGCGTGCCGAGAAGGCGGGGATCCCCACCTTCGTGTGCCCGGTCAAGGCGTACGCGACCCGCGCGGAGTGGGATGCCGCCCTGACCGAGGCCACCGACGCGCACGCGCCGGACCTCGTGGTCTCGGCGGGGTTCATGAAGATCGTGGGTACGGAGTTCATCGACCGCTTCGGCGGCCGGTTCATCAACACCCACCCCGCCCTCCTCCCGGCCTTCCCGGGCGCCCACGGCGTACGGGACGCACTCGCCTACGGCGCGAAGGTCACCGGATGCACGGTCCACTTCGTGGACACCGGCGTGGACACCGGTCCGATCATCGCCCAGGGTGTGGTCGAGATCCGGGACCAGGAGGACGAAGCCGCTCTCCACGAGCGGATCAAGGAAGTCGAGCGCGAGCTGCTCGTCGAGGTCGTGGGGCGCCTGGCCCGGCACGGCTACAGCATCGAGGGACGAAAGGTAACAATCCAGTGACCGCCGCAGAGGCCGCAGGGACCGCAGAGACCGTGACCGCAGAGAGCGCAGACCTCACCGCTTCGAAGCGCCCGATCCGGCGCGCCCTCATCAGCGTCTACGACAAGACGGGGCTGGAAGAGCTGGCCCGCGGCCTGCACGAGGCGGGCGTCGCGCTCGTCTCGACCGGCTCCACCGCCGGGAAGATCGCCGCTGCCGGGGTGCCCGTCACCAAGGTCGAGGAGCTGACCGGCTTCCCCGAGTGCCTGGACGGCCGGGTCAAGACCCTGCACCCGCGCGTGCACGCCGGCATCCTCGCCGACCTGCGCCTGGAGGACCACCGCAACCAGCTGGCCGAGCTGGGCGTCGAGCCCTTCGACCTGGTGGTCGTCAACCTCTACCCCTTCCTCGCGACCGTCCAGTCGGGCGCGACCGAGGACGAGTGCGTGGAGCAGATCGACATCGGCGGCCCCTCGATGGTCCGCGCCGCCGCCAAGAACCACCCCTCGGTGGCCGTGGTCACCAGCCCGGCGCGCTACGCCGACGTGCTCACCGCCGCCCAGGGCGGCGGCTTCGACCTCACCGCCCGCAAGCGGCTCGCGGCCGAGGCCTTCCAGCACACCGCCGCCTACGACGTCGCCGTGGCCTCCTGGTTCACGAACGCGTACGCCCCGGAGGCTCCCCAGGAAACGGACGCGCTGCCCGAGTTCCTGGCCGGCGCGTGGGAGCGCAAGTCCACCCTGCGCTACGGCGAGAACCCGCACCAGGCCGCGGCCCTGTACACGGACGGCCGGCCCGGCGGGCTCGCCAATGCCGAGCAGCTGCACGGCAAGGAGATGTCCTACAACAACTACGTGGACACCGACGCGGCCCGCCGCGCCGCCTACGACCACGAAGAGCCCTGCGTCGCGATCATCAAGCACGCCAACCCGTGCGGCATCGCGGTGGGCAAGGACGTCGCCGAGGCCCACCGCAAGGCGCACGCCTGCGACCCGGTCTCGGCCTTCGGCGGGGTCATCGCCGTCAACCGTCCGGTGAGCGTCGAGCTCGCCGAGCAGGTCGCGGAGATCTTCACCGAGGTCATCGTCGCCCCCGACTTCGAGCCGGGCGCCGTCGAGGTCCTGGCGAAGAAGAAGAACATCCGCGTCCTGAAGGTGGCGGACGCCCCGCACCAGCCGGCCGAGCTCAAGCCCATCTCCGGCGGCGTCCTGCTCCAGCAGAGCGACCTCGTCCAGGCCGAGGGCGACGACCCGGCGAACTGGACGCTCGCCACCGGTGAGGCCCTGTCCGCCGACGAGCTCGCGGACCTCGCCTTCGCGTGGAAGGCCTGCCGCGCCGTCAAGTCCAACGCGATCCTGCTCGCCAAGGACGGCGCCTCGGTCGGCGTCGGCATGGGCCAGGTCAACCGCGTCGACTCCGCGAAGCTCGCGGTCGAGCGGGC contains these protein-coding regions:
- the purN gene encoding phosphoribosylglycinamide formyltransferase — its product is MAVSRLVVLVSGSGTNLQALLDAIDAHPGGSEGFGAEVVAVGADRENIAGLERAEKAGIPTFVCPVKAYATRAEWDAALTEATDAHAPDLVVSAGFMKIVGTEFIDRFGGRFINTHPALLPAFPGAHGVRDALAYGAKVTGCTVHFVDTGVDTGPIIAQGVVEIRDQEDEAALHERIKEVERELLVEVVGRLARHGYSIEGRKVTIQ
- the purH gene encoding bifunctional phosphoribosylaminoimidazolecarboxamide formyltransferase/IMP cyclohydrolase is translated as MTAESADLTASKRPIRRALISVYDKTGLEELARGLHEAGVALVSTGSTAGKIAAAGVPVTKVEELTGFPECLDGRVKTLHPRVHAGILADLRLEDHRNQLAELGVEPFDLVVVNLYPFLATVQSGATEDECVEQIDIGGPSMVRAAAKNHPSVAVVTSPARYADVLTAAQGGGFDLTARKRLAAEAFQHTAAYDVAVASWFTNAYAPEAPQETDALPEFLAGAWERKSTLRYGENPHQAAALYTDGRPGGLANAEQLHGKEMSYNNYVDTDAARRAAYDHEEPCVAIIKHANPCGIAVGKDVAEAHRKAHACDPVSAFGGVIAVNRPVSVELAEQVAEIFTEVIVAPDFEPGAVEVLAKKKNIRVLKVADAPHQPAELKPISGGVLLQQSDLVQAEGDDPANWTLATGEALSADELADLAFAWKACRAVKSNAILLAKDGASVGVGMGQVNRVDSAKLAVERAGAERAQGSYAASDAFFPFPDGLEILTAAGIKAVVQPGGSMRDELVIEAAKAAGVTMYLTGTRHFFH